A single region of the Arthrobacter sp. zg-Y820 genome encodes:
- a CDS encoding RNA degradosome polyphosphate kinase yields the protein MGSDTAAEPHYTFGSAESMSAPRATEDRIDIPDFGPALVPEGDISPERFLDREISWLHFNARVLELAEDPDLYLLERVSFLSIFASNLDEFFMVRVAGLKRRIATGLAVPSAAGLSPIEQLEHIVEAGYRLQQRHAEVFSRQIRPALAEEQIFLVGWDELDDTSKAYLHRQFASKVFPILTPLAVDPAHPFPYISGLSLNLAVVVRNPVSGKEFFARVKVPDQLPRLISVDGPRAGNVAGRVARFIPLEDVIAEHLDQLFPGMDVMEHHAFRVTRNEDLEVEEDDAENLLQALEKELLRRRFGPPVRLEVTTDINPSIRELLVRELGVEEDEVYALPAPLDLRGLAGISRIDRADLHYPKQVPHTSLHLKESETSKPADVFAAMRRRDILLHHPYDSFSTSVQAFLEQAAADPRVQAIKQTLYRTSGDSPIVDALIDAAESGKQVLALVEIKARFDEQANISWARKLEQAGVHVVYGIVGLKTHCKLSLVVRQEVDGLRRYCHIGTGNYHPRTARYYEDLGLLTSNEQVGEDLTKLFNQLSGYAPKSTFKRLLVAPRSVRSGLIDRIEREIANKKAGLAARVIIKVNSMVDEAIIDSLYRASQAGVRVDVIVRGICSVRPGVPGLSENITVRSVLGRFLEHSRVFAFANAGDPVVFIGSADMMHRNLDRRVEALVQLASREDVADLISLMDRYMDPGTASWHLEKDGIWTRHHKNEEGEPLQDVQSWLLASRSRQRAAARR from the coding sequence ATGGGATCCGATACCGCCGCCGAACCGCATTACACTTTCGGGTCGGCTGAGTCCATGTCTGCGCCCCGGGCCACCGAGGACCGGATAGACATTCCCGACTTCGGCCCGGCGCTGGTGCCCGAGGGGGACATCAGTCCGGAACGCTTCCTGGACCGCGAGATCAGCTGGCTGCACTTCAACGCCCGGGTCCTGGAGCTGGCCGAGGATCCGGACCTGTACCTGCTGGAACGGGTCAGCTTCCTGTCCATCTTCGCGTCCAACCTCGACGAGTTCTTCATGGTCCGCGTTGCCGGCCTGAAGCGCCGGATTGCCACCGGCCTGGCCGTCCCCTCGGCGGCCGGGCTGAGTCCCATTGAACAGCTGGAACACATTGTCGAAGCCGGCTACCGGCTGCAGCAGCGCCACGCCGAGGTCTTTTCGCGGCAGATCCGGCCCGCCCTGGCCGAGGAACAGATCTTCCTGGTGGGCTGGGACGAGCTCGACGACACGTCCAAGGCGTACCTGCACCGCCAGTTCGCCTCCAAGGTCTTTCCGATCCTCACGCCGCTGGCCGTGGATCCGGCGCATCCCTTCCCCTACATTTCCGGGCTGTCGCTGAACCTGGCCGTCGTCGTCCGCAATCCCGTCAGCGGCAAGGAATTCTTCGCCCGCGTGAAGGTGCCGGACCAGCTGCCGCGCCTGATCTCCGTGGACGGCCCCCGGGCCGGCAACGTGGCGGGCCGGGTGGCCCGCTTCATTCCGCTCGAAGACGTGATCGCCGAGCATCTGGACCAGCTCTTCCCCGGCATGGACGTCATGGAACACCACGCCTTCCGGGTGACCCGCAACGAGGACCTGGAGGTGGAAGAGGACGACGCCGAGAACCTCCTGCAGGCGCTCGAAAAGGAACTGCTGCGCCGCCGGTTCGGCCCGCCCGTCCGGCTTGAGGTCACCACCGACATCAATCCCAGCATCCGTGAACTGCTGGTGCGCGAACTCGGCGTCGAAGAGGACGAAGTTTATGCCCTGCCGGCTCCGCTGGATCTGCGCGGCCTGGCCGGCATCAGCCGGATTGACCGCGCCGACCTGCACTATCCCAAGCAGGTCCCGCACACCAGCCTGCACCTGAAGGAATCCGAAACCTCCAAGCCGGCCGATGTGTTCGCCGCCATGCGCCGCCGCGACATCCTGCTGCACCACCCGTACGATTCCTTCTCCACCTCGGTTCAGGCCTTCCTGGAGCAGGCCGCCGCGGATCCGCGCGTCCAGGCCATCAAGCAGACCCTGTACCGCACGTCCGGGGACTCCCCCATCGTTGACGCGCTGATTGACGCCGCCGAATCAGGCAAGCAGGTCCTGGCCCTGGTGGAGATCAAGGCGCGCTTCGACGAGCAGGCGAACATTTCCTGGGCCCGCAAGCTGGAGCAGGCCGGCGTCCATGTGGTGTACGGAATCGTGGGCCTGAAAACCCACTGCAAGCTCTCCCTGGTGGTCCGCCAGGAAGTGGACGGGCTGCGGCGCTACTGCCACATCGGCACCGGCAACTACCATCCGCGCACCGCCCGGTACTACGAGGACCTCGGGCTGCTGACGTCCAACGAACAGGTGGGCGAGGACCTGACAAAACTCTTCAACCAGCTCTCCGGCTACGCCCCGAAGTCAACGTTCAAGCGCCTGCTGGTGGCTCCCCGGTCGGTCCGGTCAGGCCTGATCGACCGCATTGAGCGGGAAATTGCCAACAAAAAAGCCGGGCTGGCCGCACGCGTGATCATCAAGGTCAATTCGATGGTGGATGAGGCGATCATCGACTCCCTGTACCGGGCCTCGCAGGCCGGCGTCCGGGTGGACGTGATCGTGCGCGGCATCTGCTCGGTGCGGCCGGGTGTTCCGGGACTGAGCGAGAACATCACCGTCCGTTCCGTGCTGGGCCGCTTCCTCGAGCACTCCCGGGTCTTCGCGTTCGCCAATGCCGGGGATCCGGTGGTGTTCATCGGTTCGGCCGACATGATGCACCGCAACCTGGACCGCCGGGTGGAAGCCCTGGTGCAGCTGGCCTCACGGGAGGACGTCGCTGACCTCATCTCCCTCATGGACCGCTACATGGACCCCGGGACGGCGAGCTGGCACCTCGAGAAGGACGGCATCTGGACCCGGCACCATAAGAACGAGGAGGGGGAACCGCTCCAGGACGTGCAGTCCTGGCTGCTGGCTTCCCGGTCCCGCCAGCGCGCCGCCGCCCGCCGTTGA
- a CDS encoding NUDIX hydrolase, whose amino-acid sequence MSTEPGTSADELIQPQGERTRPSGAGGWPDGEKTPGEGGTAAEAIRVVAAGALCWRTRDGRLEVLMIHRPRYKDWSWPKGKLDDGETTPECAVREVREEAGIRIRLGIPLPAPVYPVASGMKIVHYWAARIQDGKPVPDGKEVDGVRWCSPEEAHAELTNPSDRLPLHALEEAHAEGRLRTWPLIVVRHAKAKPRSSWTRAEGDRPLAATGLRQAQAVSRLLAAWLPDRVVSSPWVRCVQTVRPYVKARSVKFKTVDAITERSAKRKPGKARNAVEALFDKGKPVVLCTHRPVLPLTFEVLSRHMPTGLSIGLPSKDPFLAPGEAVICQVSATDEGRIVSLERFRAFDD is encoded by the coding sequence ATGTCCACTGAACCCGGAACCTCGGCGGACGAGCTGATTCAGCCCCAGGGCGAACGGACCCGGCCTTCGGGTGCCGGCGGCTGGCCCGACGGCGAGAAAACGCCGGGCGAGGGCGGCACCGCGGCGGAGGCCATTCGAGTGGTGGCCGCCGGCGCCCTGTGTTGGCGCACCCGGGACGGCCGGCTCGAGGTCCTCATGATTCACCGCCCCCGGTACAAGGACTGGTCCTGGCCCAAAGGAAAGCTGGACGACGGGGAAACCACTCCCGAATGTGCGGTGCGGGAGGTCCGGGAGGAAGCCGGGATCCGGATCCGGCTGGGCATTCCCCTGCCGGCCCCTGTGTATCCGGTGGCGTCGGGCATGAAGATTGTCCATTACTGGGCCGCTCGGATCCAGGACGGCAAACCGGTTCCGGACGGCAAGGAAGTGGACGGCGTCCGCTGGTGCAGTCCGGAGGAAGCGCACGCCGAGCTGACCAATCCCTCCGACAGGCTGCCGCTGCATGCCCTGGAAGAGGCCCATGCCGAGGGCAGGCTCCGGACCTGGCCGCTGATTGTTGTCCGGCATGCCAAGGCGAAGCCGCGCTCCTCCTGGACCCGGGCCGAAGGCGACCGGCCGCTGGCGGCAACCGGGCTGCGCCAGGCACAGGCCGTGTCGCGGCTGCTGGCCGCGTGGCTCCCGGACCGCGTGGTGTCCAGTCCCTGGGTCCGCTGCGTGCAGACGGTGCGTCCGTATGTGAAGGCAAGGTCAGTGAAGTTCAAGACCGTGGATGCCATCACCGAGCGCAGCGCCAAGCGCAAGCCGGGGAAGGCACGGAACGCGGTGGAGGCGCTGTTCGACAAGGGCAAGCCGGTGGTGCTGTGCACCCACCGGCCGGTGCTTCCCCTGACCTTCGAGGTCCTGTCCCGGCACATGCCCACCGGCCTGTCCATTGGGCTGCCGTCCAAGGACCCGTTCCTGGCGCCGGGTGAAGCCGTGATCTGCCAGGTCAGCGCAACCGACGAGGGAAGAATCGTCTCGCTGGAACGCTTCCGGGCCTTCGACGACTAG
- a CDS encoding ferritin, which yields MSTFTELLEAQIGHEFNASQQYVAMAVFFDGEDLPQLARHFYAQSVEERNHAMMLVQYMVDRDLPVRIPGIAAVRNDFSTVVEPISLALEQEKQVTRQIEALFAAARAEGDALGEQFMLWFLKEQVEEVASMSTLLTVAKRAENLFDLENFMAREQIGDSGRHDAAAPAAAGGAL from the coding sequence ATGAGCACATTCACGGAACTCCTCGAAGCCCAGATCGGCCACGAATTCAACGCCTCCCAGCAGTACGTTGCGATGGCAGTGTTCTTTGACGGTGAAGACCTCCCGCAGCTGGCCCGGCACTTCTACGCCCAGTCGGTGGAGGAACGCAACCACGCCATGATGCTGGTGCAGTACATGGTGGACCGGGACCTTCCCGTTCGCATTCCCGGCATCGCAGCGGTGCGCAACGACTTTTCCACCGTGGTGGAACCCATAAGCCTGGCCCTGGAACAGGAAAAGCAGGTGACCCGGCAGATCGAGGCGCTCTTTGCCGCGGCGCGCGCCGAAGGTGATGCCCTCGGCGAGCAGTTCATGCTGTGGTTCCTCAAGGAACAGGTGGAGGAAGTTGCCTCCATGTCGACGCTGCTGACGGTTGCCAAGCGGGCCGAGAACCTCTTCGACTTGGAGAACTTCATGGCCCGCGAGCAGATCGGCGACAGCGGCCGGCACGACGCCGCGGCACCCGCAGCCGCCGGCGGCGCGCTCTAA
- a CDS encoding thymidylate synthase, with protein MTIPTPYEDLLRDVMDHGTQKSDRTGTGTRSVFGRQMRFDLQDSFPLITTKRVHFKSVALELLWFLRGDSNVRWLQERGVKIWNEWADDDGELGPVYGVQWRSWPTPDGGSIDQIAKVVESIRTNPDSRRHIVTAWNPAEVDNMALPPCHALFQFYVADGKLSCQLYQRSADLFLGVPFNIASYALLTLMVAQQTGLEPGEFVWTGGDVHIYDNHVDQVREQLSREPFPYPQLRLARKPDSIFGYALEDFEVLDYRHHPGIKAPIAV; from the coding sequence GTGACTATTCCTACCCCGTATGAAGACCTGCTCCGCGACGTCATGGACCACGGGACGCAGAAATCCGACCGCACCGGCACCGGCACCCGCAGCGTTTTCGGCCGCCAGATGCGCTTTGACCTGCAGGATTCCTTTCCGCTGATCACCACCAAGCGGGTGCACTTCAAGTCGGTGGCCCTTGAGCTGCTGTGGTTCCTGCGCGGGGACTCCAATGTCCGCTGGCTGCAGGAGCGCGGCGTGAAGATCTGGAACGAATGGGCGGACGACGACGGCGAGCTGGGCCCGGTCTACGGCGTCCAGTGGCGCTCGTGGCCGACGCCGGACGGGGGCTCCATCGACCAGATCGCCAAGGTGGTCGAGAGCATCCGGACCAATCCCGATTCCCGCCGCCACATCGTCACCGCCTGGAACCCGGCCGAGGTGGACAACATGGCCCTGCCGCCGTGCCACGCCCTGTTCCAGTTCTACGTGGCCGACGGGAAGCTCTCCTGCCAGCTGTACCAGCGCTCCGCCGACCTGTTCCTCGGGGTGCCGTTCAACATTGCCTCTTACGCGCTGCTGACCCTCATGGTCGCGCAGCAGACCGGCCTGGAGCCGGGAGAGTTCGTCTGGACCGGCGGGGATGTCCACATCTATGACAATCACGTGGACCAGGTCCGGGAACAGCTCAGCCGCGAGCCCTTCCCCTATCCGCAGCTGCGCCTGGCGCGGAAGCCGGACTCGATTTTCGGCTACGCCCTGGAGGACTTCGAGGTCCTGGACTACCGGCACCATCCCGGCATCAAAGCTCCGATTGCAGTCTGA
- a CDS encoding dihydrofolate reductase gives MPADTRDPLIGLIWAQTIDGVIGRDGGMPWHLPEDLAHFKATTAGHPVIMGRRTWESFPPAFRPLPGRTNIVVSSSDTLAAEIAPSGAVVVPSLEQALDTARRSPGSGEIWIIGGARLWESAVPLADAAVVTVIDASIEGDTYAPGLGPDWTFTAVSPARGWFAAANGTAYRIALWVRARTSDTVTDQDGQAELP, from the coding sequence GTGCCCGCGGATACCCGGGATCCGCTGATCGGCCTGATCTGGGCCCAGACGATCGACGGGGTGATTGGCCGCGACGGCGGCATGCCGTGGCACCTTCCCGAAGACCTGGCGCACTTCAAGGCCACCACTGCGGGACATCCGGTCATCATGGGGCGGCGGACCTGGGAATCCTTCCCGCCCGCCTTCCGCCCGCTGCCCGGCCGCACCAATATCGTGGTCAGCTCCAGCGACACGCTGGCTGCGGAGATCGCGCCGTCCGGCGCCGTCGTCGTTCCCTCGCTGGAGCAGGCGCTGGACACCGCTCGCCGCAGTCCGGGCAGCGGGGAAATCTGGATCATCGGCGGCGCCCGGCTCTGGGAATCGGCTGTGCCGCTCGCCGACGCCGCGGTGGTAACGGTCATCGATGCCAGCATCGAGGGCGACACTTATGCGCCGGGGCTGGGACCGGACTGGACGTTCACCGCCGTGAGCCCGGCCCGGGGATGGTTTGCCGCCGCCAACGGCACCGCGTACCGGATTGCCTTGTGGGTCCGCGCCCGGACGTCCGACACCGTCACCGATCAGGACGGGCAAGCCGAACTGCCCTAA
- the asd gene encoding aspartate-semialdehyde dehydrogenase: protein MTFAATSVPTAGFIGWRGMVGSVLMQRMQDEGDFDLINPVFFSTSNAGGAAPAFADGAGKLQDAYDVETLAKLPIIVTAQGGGYTSEVYPKLRDAGWDGLWIDAASTLRMEQDSIIVLDPVNRNVIDAGLARGVKNFVGGNCTVSCMLMGLGGLFRNGLVEWGTSMTYQAASGGGARHMRELLNQFGSLNSVVADNLADPGSAILDIDRAVLAQQRNPDLDASQFGVPLAGSVIPWIDADLGNGQSKEEWKAGAETNKILGRETDGRIPFDGLCVRIGAMRSHSQALTLKLTEDLSVAEIERIIDADNEWAKVVPNTKEASMAELTPVAVSGTLDIPVGRIRKLEMGPEYISAFTIGDQLLWGAAEPLRRMLKIATGNL, encoded by the coding sequence ATGACTTTCGCAGCTACCTCAGTTCCCACCGCGGGCTTCATCGGCTGGCGGGGCATGGTCGGTTCCGTCCTCATGCAGCGCATGCAGGACGAGGGCGACTTTGACCTGATCAACCCCGTGTTCTTCTCCACCTCCAACGCGGGAGGCGCCGCGCCGGCCTTCGCCGACGGTGCGGGAAAGCTTCAGGACGCGTACGACGTCGAGACGCTGGCCAAGCTGCCGATTATCGTCACCGCCCAGGGCGGGGGCTACACCTCCGAGGTCTACCCCAAACTGCGCGACGCCGGCTGGGACGGGCTCTGGATTGACGCTGCGTCCACGCTGCGGATGGAGCAGGATTCGATCATCGTCCTGGACCCGGTGAACCGGAACGTCATCGACGCCGGCCTGGCGCGCGGCGTGAAGAACTTCGTGGGCGGCAACTGCACTGTCTCCTGCATGCTGATGGGACTGGGCGGACTGTTCCGCAACGGCCTGGTGGAGTGGGGCACCTCCATGACCTACCAGGCGGCTTCGGGCGGAGGCGCCCGGCACATGCGCGAACTGCTCAACCAGTTCGGATCGCTGAACTCCGTCGTGGCGGACAATCTGGCCGATCCCGGCTCCGCCATCCTGGACATCGACCGGGCCGTCCTGGCCCAGCAGCGGAACCCGGACCTGGACGCCTCGCAGTTCGGCGTGCCGCTGGCGGGTTCGGTGATCCCTTGGATCGATGCTGACCTGGGCAACGGGCAGTCCAAGGAAGAATGGAAGGCCGGCGCGGAGACCAACAAGATCCTGGGCCGGGAAACCGACGGGCGGATTCCGTTCGACGGTCTGTGCGTCCGGATCGGCGCGATGCGCTCGCACTCCCAGGCGCTGACGCTCAAGCTCACCGAGGACCTGTCCGTCGCCGAGATTGAACGCATCATCGACGCCGACAACGAATGGGCCAAGGTGGTGCCCAACACCAAGGAAGCGTCCATGGCGGAGCTGACACCGGTGGCGGTCAGCGGAACCCTGGACATTCCGGTGGGCCGGATCCGCAAGCTGGAAATGGGCCCGGAGTACATCAGCGCCTTCACCATCGGTGACCAGCTGCTCTGGGGCGCTGCCGAGCCGCTGCGGCGCATGCTCAAGATCGCCACCGGCAACCTCTAA
- a CDS encoding UDP-N-acetylmuramate dehydrogenase, whose product MTSVPLASLTTSRVGGPARRYINAETEDELIGAVRAADEAKEPLLIVGGGSNLLISDAGFDGAVVHVATLGLDLNANTDGTVTVRAQAGHPWDEVVAQTLREGCSGLEALSGIPGLAGATPVQNVGAYGADVSHSITGVRAWDRQDRAIVSFGNEDLQFGYRDSVLKRSTVNGSPRYVVLTVDFGLTRGMESAPVRYAELARALNVQVGERAPADDVRREVLRLRAGKGMVLDASDPDTYSTGSFFTNPVVSEEAAAHLPPDAPRYPVSQPGMVKLSAAWLIDRSGFPKGFGLPSTGQGTELAGGRASLSTKHTLAVTNRGNATAEDLLAVARAVADGVEAAFGIRLHPEPLLINCSL is encoded by the coding sequence CTGACCTCGGTACCCCTGGCCTCCCTGACCACCTCCCGCGTAGGCGGCCCGGCGCGCCGCTACATCAACGCGGAAACCGAAGACGAGCTGATCGGCGCGGTCCGCGCCGCCGACGAAGCGAAGGAACCGCTGCTGATCGTGGGCGGCGGCTCCAATTTGCTGATTTCCGACGCCGGTTTTGATGGTGCGGTGGTCCACGTCGCCACCCTCGGCCTGGACCTGAACGCCAACACCGATGGAACCGTGACGGTCCGGGCCCAGGCCGGACACCCCTGGGATGAGGTGGTGGCGCAAACGCTGCGCGAGGGCTGCTCCGGCCTGGAGGCACTCTCCGGCATTCCGGGACTGGCCGGCGCGACGCCGGTCCAGAACGTGGGCGCCTACGGCGCCGACGTCTCGCACAGCATCACCGGAGTCCGCGCCTGGGACCGGCAGGACCGCGCCATCGTCTCCTTCGGCAACGAGGACCTGCAGTTCGGCTACCGCGACTCGGTGCTCAAGCGCAGCACCGTCAACGGCTCGCCGCGCTATGTGGTCCTCACCGTCGACTTCGGGCTGACCCGCGGCATGGAGAGCGCCCCGGTGCGCTACGCCGAGCTGGCCCGCGCCCTGAACGTGCAGGTGGGCGAGCGTGCTCCCGCCGACGACGTGCGCCGCGAGGTCCTGCGCCTGCGTGCCGGCAAGGGCATGGTGCTCGACGCGTCGGATCCCGACACGTACAGCACCGGATCGTTCTTCACGAACCCGGTGGTGTCCGAGGAAGCGGCCGCTCATTTGCCGCCGGACGCGCCGCGCTATCCGGTGTCCCAGCCCGGCATGGTCAAGCTCAGCGCCGCCTGGCTGATTGACCGGTCCGGTTTTCCCAAGGGGTTCGGCCTGCCCTCCACCGGCCAGGGCACTGAACTGGCCGGCGGCCGCGCCTCGCTGTCCACCAAACACACGCTGGCCGTGACGAACCGCGGCAACGCCACCGCCGAAGACCTGCTGGCCGTGGCACGGGCCGTGGCCGACGGCGTGGAGGCCGCGTTCGGCATCCGGCTGCACCCCGAGCCGCTGCTGATCAACTGCAGCCTCTGA